The DNA region TCTTCACATAAATTGATTTAACAAGTACATCATTAAAACTAACCTCCAAAATGTGTCTCCATGTCTGACTGCAAAAACCATGATGCAGTACAAAGTGACATCAAGATGCAGTGCTTTTCACAGCAAATAGAAATCCACAAGTCAAACATGGTTAATATGATGGTATTTCCCATGGCTATCACAAAATGCTACTACCCTCAAAATCCACAATCAGGGATTCATGATTCCAAAAATTGTTACACTAAATTATATGGTAATTTTGGTGATTGAAAATACCTACCATCTCTAAATGATAAACGACACATTAAGCTTTTGTAGATTATGATGTTTCTTAATAAGAAGCCAAAACCATAAAGACATTTGACCTAAGAATGTCTTCCCCACATTCAAAGTTGTAATTGAACATTCAGTCTATAAGAGTGAAGCCCCATTGTGCATTGTTCTGGCTAGGTGACATCACTTTCCGATTCCCATACGACAAACCATAACAAATCCATGTTTTAAGTAACGAAAGTAAGTCCCAACCCATATGAGAGCAAGCTTTCCAATCAATTTCACACATAAAAATTTAACTAACAAACATACACAGCAAAGAGTTTCTGCTGAGTTGTATAATAATCCAAAACAATAATTCAAAACTAACTTGAGTGAACTTTCCTAGAACATTCTCTAAAGGTGACCCAGAAATATAAATGCATACAAAGATTCACAGAAAGACTACTTTCTTAAGTTCATAATCAACATGAAAGATGCAGTCCAATCTCCCAATAAAAATCAAACACGCACAATTACACAACTAATACTTTTCTACACGAGGACCTGGAAATTAATATCGGACAAATTTGAACTTACGGGAGTAAATTAAATGTTTGATTAACTGCGAAACATCAGACGGTACTAACATCAGGACATTACTAACAACAGTTAAATCGAAGGCCAAAGATTTCCAGCAAAGCTATCTAAATGCAAAGACAATCAGTTGTTCTAAGTGATTGACTTTGTACGGTTCTTGTTCAAACTATTTAAACgagcaaaaataatgaaaaacatCAATTACAAACAAcatttcaaacaaacaaacacacaggCGAAAACACACCAAACCAGAGCACCAATGGATATCGATAGTCGGATGTTTACCTAGCAGCAGTGGGACACAAGAGAGTCCCTTGCTTGTTGATCTTCCCCACACGAATAGATACGAGAGGTATACAGAAGCACCTCGCAAGCATTCCAACTTCCGCCGGCTCGAAATGCTATTCATCAAACACAAAGTGTGAGATCATCAATTTGCAAAACCCGAAATCAATATAAACTTAACCCCCAAAATTATGCCCACATTTCGACAGATTTCAACAACATTCCATCCAATTCACAAAGTATTTTGCAGTTACTCCCACCAAAAACCATTGAATGGCAAATAGAGCTTCAATTCAATCAAGTTAGGCCATTTCTATCATACCTGGCTCAATTGAGCTAACAATCGATCCTCTGCGACGTCGTTCGACACATTCATCTTCAACAACGGTTTCAACCTCTCGTCGACGCGACACGCGCCCATAACCTGCATATCAAGCGCTTGTAGGCACTGCAAAACGCGGTCCTCTCGATTGCTCTGCTGCAGCAACAGATCTCCATCTCCTTCGTCAACAAGTATCCCCGTCAACCGCTCCTCGAGCCCGGTCTCCCTCCTCGCCGCCGGTCCAGCTCCGTTGCTCTCCACACCGTTCGAAGACGACGAGTCCTCCATTTCCCCACCGCTCCATTGATCAGAAATGCGATCGCCGCCATTGATCTCGTTGTTCGTGTCTAAATCTCGGTCTCCATGGTTAGTCATCGCGAATAATAGGGGAAATTTCCTTCAAATCTCAACTCGTCTTGACAGATTCGAAACCCTAATCGAATTCAAttctttttgttaaattaaacttatttttttcaaattacggtttccaaatctgaatcgGAAGCCCCGGAGATGGTTGAGATTGAACCGGAAAAGCAAGATTGTTTTGCCGATTGCGTgggtgaggagagagagagagaggagataaGGCGgtgtttttagagagagaagaaataaTAATTGGTTTTGTTACAAAAACGGAAGGACGCAAATGGCAATGGGGTCGGTTTATATAAATACAGCTGGGCAGGGACTGGATTATAATACGAGGCGGACTTGAAAGCCGCCTATCCAATTCGGTTGTGTTCGGTCTTGAAATCCGGGCGTGATTGCATAGGCACCACGTCAGCTTATCAGACTGTGGGGACGATAAATTTTTAGGTGTGACGGAAACACAGATAGTATATCAAGTGTTTTTagcaagtggtggaaaattttaatttttaagttattaaactTTTAACACATATAACCTAATATTTCTATAGAAACAAGTGGTGTATCATTTCAtgtgacggtcacactgaaaaatctctcatgtaGGACCTGAGTGTCCGATGGAGCCAGCTGCATTGGGGGTGGGGAGAGACGCCACGTCAGACGCTGAGCGGATCATGGTCATTTAATTCAGCAACAGGAGAGCGAGTGAGCTGCGGCGGCGTCGGATAAGGGGGTGGCTGCTAGCGTGCGCGTTGGATGGGGACGGGTTGAGGAACAACAAAACAAGATTAATTTATTGGTTTTTTCCCAAGAGAGGAGATTGGAAATTGAGACAGCTTTCTTCTTATTCCTTTCTTTTCAAATTAAGGAAATGTTAACGAGATCAAATTTATAGATaagattttgtaaattaaacgATGTAGAAGTTGATTAGATTATTAAGTATTAATGGACATGTTCATTTATATTAGTGACAAGTCATTcagtttgtaaatttaatctataaatttagtctctcaAGTATTAACCTTCAATTTATAGCTAATTGAGGCTTACTATTCATTTAGGTGTGTTGTCAGTTAGCTTTTAGTCTaataatctttttctttttctcaaatTGAAAGTTTGTCTATAGTATGAACCTTTTATAGATAATATTATTCGCACatctgcttttacttttaacgcagggattgaatgaattgaaaaaaaatcaaccgACAAAAACGAACAAGAATGTATGAAAGATAAAAAGGATGTGTGAAACTTACAAATTTTATCTACAATTTTAGTCTCTCTaactttttctttaaaaaattatCTTTATGCTAGGTCCCATGATACGTAGAGTTTTGATTGGGTGCAACCTTGTGCCCACATTGAAAGTGAGTGTCACGTTTAGAGCAAAAATAACAATTTATGGGAAAGATATCTTCTCTGTGAAACTTACAAATTTTATCTACAATTTTAGTCTCTCTAACTTTATCTTTAAAAAATTATCTTTATGCTAAGTCCCATGATACGTAGAGTTTTGATTGGGTGCACCTTTGTGCCCACATTGAAAGTGACTGTCACGTTTAGAGCAAAAATAACAATTTATGGGAAAGATATCTTCTCTGAATTTCTTCCACTAATGTCACCCGATCAAGTGATTCGAGActttcaaatttcatccaacgaCCTATCTGTTTTGACCACTTAAAAGctgtaataatttttttactgttggatgaaatttgaaagGTCTAGATCACTTGATTCGATGACATTGGTGGAAAAGATCCGAAAATGATCTCTTTTCCAATTTATGCATTGTCTAAAtcccaaaatttaaattcatcgGCAATCAATATAACATGGTGAGCAAAACTATTTCGCTTTTGCTTTTCTTAAGTTTACCTTTTTGTTCCGTTGATTGGGGTAAAGGATACTACAATAAAAATTCCAATACAATGGAAGTTTGATGACAAGGGATCAGGATCCTCCCTTCACCCTTAAAAACTGAACATGCTAAGTAAGCAATTgtggccgttgaaatttgattcaacgactaCAACAGGAGGATCatctaaagttataataattgtagccgttgaatcaaatttcaaccgTCACGATTGCCTGCTCAGCAGGCTCAGTTTTTAAGGGTTAGAGAAGATCCTGATCCGATGACAAGGAAAAGGTTAGAAGAGGAAAATAACACCAAACGGGGCATAAACCATAAGATCAGCATCCAACAGGATCATCTCCCGATTTTTTATGAGAATTTTGGAGATCTGTAAATCTTATcctttcatcgtatatcgtaagatcagtttttatcaggtactgtttgtgtttaattttatataaaaatatttaaaatgatttcttacCATACAATGAACGATGAACAGACATAATTCATGGATCttcgggatcctcacaaagaggatccggcggGGATCCGGACCCGATCAGCATAACATCTTTAATCATAAGAAACATGACTTTTACTTTACATTTTGTCACTCCACAGTGGAGTCTCCACTCACAGGCAGAGGTTAAACAACCAGTGTTAGAATCGCTACCCGAGTTCATTTCAGCAGTACTCTAACATCCACAGATAACAAAATAGCCTAATTGTTAAAAATTCCGTCAATGCGCTTCAAGTCTTGTAAACGATGAGATATAAGTTTAAACTGATTTCGATTCTAAAGTTACCGGTGAGACAAGCTAAAATTGTCAAGGAGCTACATCTATAGTCGCGTCACAGCTAAACTAAAGCTCTTTCCGTTCCAACCAGGTTCTCCACCAACGACGATATGATGTAGTTTCCAATCACTTGCTCTTTTTTGGTTCTCTCTGATATTCATTTATTAGTGCTTCGACATCTTTCCAGAAGAGGCCCTCCACCAAAACTCCGTCCTTGGTGAACCTGAAATGTTCCCAAATGTTAAGAAAATATTGATTATGCATCCATGTATGTTCATCTCTATATGTGCGGGTATGATCTTCAGAAGTGCGTTCAAGTCTtggtctgtgtgtgtgtgtgtgtgagagagagagagagagagagagagagaccactGAGTAACGCTCTTGGTGAACTGTACTGGTTGATTAGCAGAAATAGATTTGGGGTCTGAACTTGCTATCACAAGTGTGTACATATCAGAGAATCTTGGCAATTTGGAAGAGACCACCAATCCAGTGCTTGTGAAGGAATCCTGCGCGAATAAACCGCAACTGAATAAAGCTTACAAACCTTCACCGAGTCCAAAATTTAGAAACACACTAGGATATATTTATTAACTGACCATTCTGACTTAAATTGTAGGAACAATCATACTTTATATACAACATTAGACCTTATTGTAGCTTGTGTGGTCCAACATAGAAGTTGTTCATGAACGAGTACAAAAAGAAAACAGTACCGTTAATTGCTTATGCATTAGGATTGAGTTCAAAATGGTAAATATTAACAAGAAAAAGGAACTATAAGATCGTATAAATCAATCGAAAGAGTAATTCTGTTTTACTATAGACTACATCAAAACGAACAAAAAATGTATCAAATTCTGAAATGGAATTTTAAAATTCTTGCACCTAGTAACAGGGGTAAGCAGTTGCGTCAACCAGAGAAGAAAACACAAAAGCTCCCTATCATCAAACAACCATCGGTCTTGCACACATACCACACATGTACAATTACCTAACTATGGACAGTAACCCTCAAAAGGCAGCTCGGCAAAAAACACTCAACAAAGAGCGAAAAGAAGGAACAAGAAACTCTCAAGACACATTTGAGTAGAGACTACTTTATATTCCACCCTACGGTGATGGCAGCAAAGACCTGAGCATAATGTCCGAGACATGTCCCAGTTACATAATGCATATACAACTAACAAGAGGGAAGGAGGAAGATACACCACATTACAGATGAAGAACATATAATAAATTATCATCTAGATGTATTCGGGTCCTTTAGACTCGCTAATAGGTAACTGAGCTTGCTATAGGTTATAAagctaaaattttgaaaataggATCCTCGGTTAATAAGTCACTACTCAACCTCCCGTCGACAATACCAAGCAAACACCCTAATCTAAATTGCAGGTGATAGAGCAACTATTCCAGCGGCGAAAGGTAAAGCTTTGAAAATAAAGCCTTCAATGGGCTGTCGACAAGGATTGCGCCCACATTGAAGGCAACTCCAAAATGGTTATGCACAGTGTCACGGGTTCCACCCCCATGCCCTGGAACCTCAGGAAGTTGAGTATGGATGGATGCAATAGTATATATAACAAGGGAAGCTAGACATTATGAACCTAATTATAGTGTGCCCCGTTACACAGTCTCGTATTAAAGTTTATCAAATCACGCTTTTATCTGCATTCGGTTATCAGCATATCGTCGAAGAGAGACAACGACGCTCATATAGCCCGGAAATTCCATAACCTAGAAGTAAAATATCAACGTACAATCAAGCAATGTAGCTACATTTCCAATCCAAAAGAGAAAACATACCACGGGAGGATACGTAAAGAGAATGGCATTCTTCTCCTTGGTGAATATGATGAGCTGCAACACCGCATTGAAGACTATATACGTGCAAGAGTCAAAGATCAAACACACTTCAAGCTAACATCAACACAATTCGCATCAACCAAACAGAAACTCAAAGCAATTGAACAAATAATAAACACAAATAACAAGATAAGCTAGGATATAAGACGATGCAGAGGATGAGAAAATCTCGGTTTTCGGGGAACTTCTTCTTGTAAAACTGAGCGAAGAGAGCGATGGCGATGATGATGGTGCCCAGAAACAGCCTCACATTGCTCAGCCGCACGTCCTCCACATATCCGCGGCCCGTCACGATCTGCTCGAATTGCAGAgagaaaattcaacaaaaaaattaaccaaaaattgaaaaaaaataaataaataaataaaggaaagggaaaggaaagggaaagggaaaacGGATCAAGAGGGAAGAGCGAGAGACCGACCTCGGTGACGGACTCGTCGAGGGTGTGTTTGATGGAGTGGTGGTCGAGGAGATTGGCCTTCTTAGGGTTTTTGTTGGGCGAGTCTGATTTATTTTCCTGCATTTTTATGGGGATTTGGATTGGAGGACTGAATTTGAAGGGCTTTGTCCGAAGATGGTGGAAACTGAGAGAAAAAGAGCGGGTACAGTTGCAGTGGGATTATAATAAACATGGATTTGGTGGGTACATTTAGTGAAGATTCCTATACACTATTTGcacccactttttttttttttttaagaaactaatgaaaatgatttgaaaattttgagttttaatgataaggacaaaataaagggtaaagtggataataccaggattgactttttagtgtaaaaatgtgatttttcgttaaagtaaacagtaccgggtgcttttcgttaaagttcccttttttttttaccatcaaATTTTCCACTTGTTTGAGGTTAATTTGACTCACATGAATGCGAAAatgattcaaaattttcattttaatcaACAAGGAAAACATTGAGCGCGAGTCTACTTTGTTTTTTAAAAACAAACTACCACTAGACCAAAAGTCATTCTCAAACAAGGAAAATGatccaataacttcaaaagaatTGAACGAGGAGCCGTATGAGATAAAAATCTCATGTACGGTTCTGTAGAATGGCAGTAAAGATGACTTATCTGTCAACTTTTTCACTATCAAAACCAAACTCTACCATACATAGAGTTGCCAGAGTACGCTTAACCTCTGGATTTGAAATCACTGCTTATATACCTGGTATTGGGCCTATTGGCCATAATTTACAAGAACAATATGTAGTCTTAGTAAGAGGGGAAAGGGTTAAGGATTTACCGTGAAAACCTAATGCACACAATTCTCTATTGCCACATTGTTAGTGTAAAAGAGGGGCATCTAAAATCAAATGATACCACTAAATTCAAACTTAGGGTCTCCTTTTCAATATACAACTATTCATATGGTGGATTAACTATAATATGGTTACACTAATCAGATTATCCCAAATTGATCCCCCTAAAAATCCCTTGTATTCAAGGTTATCAGTTTGCCAACAATGGCAATACATTTCCAAACAATAAATATTTGATCCTGCAGTTTCTTGATAACATGATGAGATGAAATAATCGGAATCGGGATCGAAGGGAGTGACAGCAAAAGAGGGAGGATGAAAGGTTCGCGACTACGGAGGTTTTGATTTTACTTTGCTGGTGAGCAAGAATCGAGCGGCATTGACAAGTTCCTCCTTAATCATGAACAGAACAGCAGCTGCGAGTACACTTTGTACTATTTTCGTTCCCATCCCTTTGTAGAACCCGTAAAGTCCTTCATACCGAATCATCTTTAAAATAGCATCGGATGTGCCTGAAAGTAAACAAAATAATATGCAACACCATAATTCATGGACACGAAACTTTTATCCGAAAATATTcagaaatgaagttttgaggtaTTAGTTTCTCAATGTAAAGCATGATTTATGCGGTATAAGAAGCTCTGGCTAGCAGTTGGAAGTTCAAACCTTTATAGTGTTGCCTTTTGTCTCCGTTTGTAACCTGTTTTGCTTGAAGCCTTGACTGCAACAGCACGAGACTCGGTAAGAAACTGAAAGGTTAATGCAACCAAATCCAAGGTAATAATAATACTACATTGTCTCTTCCTGGATGTAGCATGATAGCAGTGTTTTTTCAATTGAAAGGAGCTTAAAAAGTGGAAGACATTTCAGTCGGTCGCAATCCATTCACATTATAACTCAAAGTGTGTATTGCTTCGCATAAACAAAGATGTATATGCTAAGTCCTTTACCTTTACGACTAGAAGAGGATATGTCACAACCGTAGCCCCTAGTTTTGCCAAGGCACCAAGAGAAAATATCTAGCAGAATTAGGCAATCTATTAGCTCAGAGGAAAATCAAAAGAGTGAGTAACATAGGTTAGTACTGTAAGTACTCGGGTTAAAGGTTATCATAAAACATTTACTGAAAAGGTTATGATCTAAATGAAACCTAACCTCTAAAGCAGTAACCCCGCTGTTACCCTTCTTATTCAAGGCACGCCTTTGTTTCAGCTTCTTCAGCATAGTTTCATACAGCATAAATTGCATGGAAGGATTACTCACCTGTGATCAAAATCAAGAACAATTAGTCGTACTCCCTTAGCCTGTATAAGAATCACTTCTCACATACCATGATCAATGTCGGGAATACACCTCTCCAGAAGCCGAAAACTCCACCCTCATCATAAATTTCCTGAATCTGTATGCGTCCATATATTGTTATGATAGGAAAAATTGTTGCTGGAACTAAAGCCAAACTTGTGTGAATCAGAAAACAAAATTCTGGAAATCAATAGAAACACTATTGTCACCCCATGCGTGCACAAGTAGGGGACAAAgaattaagaattaaaaaataacataatactAACCGCATGAGTAGTCCCAAAGGGAGGAAGCTCAGCTGCAGCAAGGATTGCTTCATCTGGAGCAGTTGACAGCTCCTGACCGGGCTGGCActtctttgaggattttttATAAGTCTAACAGTGCAAAACGAGAACAAACAATAAATTAATAACATCAAACTTGTATGCATTGAGTGAGAGATGCATAAGCTCAGTTTGTTAAATTAGCTACACAGAAGGATAAGATAATTTGGTGAAATTGGTAACTAACATCATAGGCATTTCAAAATTCTGAAATAAGTTCTAAATCCTGGAATGCAGTGCTCTTCAAAGGTCACTTCTAGCACAAGCATAGATACGGGAAAACAAAACTACCCAAATAAGACATGCAAATATGAACTATCGTGTCACTTGATTTGGAAATTCAATGAGATTTGAGGCTAACGTCAATTAGCTCTTCGTTTTTACCTGCATACGCGTAACAACTACCCATATAGGATTTGTGAACAGCACATTCACGCACCTGCAAGAATAAAATTGTGATGAGATTTTCAGCCATAaatccatgaaaaaaaaaactcataataaaaaaaattaaatactgTAAAAGCTACCAAATCTTTACTGTTCTcttgattttcttcttcttaaaaGCTTTCAGAAAGAGCGAATGCAACTTTTTGAGGAAACGATGCTTTTATAGCTTCGAAAATATTAGGAAACAAACAATGTCTTAAGGCCCATCATcatataaataaagaaatacCCAGATAATGCAGCAACCAAAAGTGAAGAGAGCATTCCAACAGATCCATCACCAACCCCCATCTTCCTCCGTTCAAGTGCAGCAGTTTCAGCCTTGTTCCTGAATATTTGATAGAAATAATAGTAAACACCCTGTACCAATAAAATCGCGCGTAGATAAGAAACCAgacaaccaaataaaaaattaatgatgCAGATTTATACAACACAAGGTTTAGTGGTAACGTCCTTTGTAAAAAAAGGCTGCAAGCTGCTCTATATCATGTCAAAGTTCAAACTAAGGAATTTCTGACTCAAAAAACACTACAGAAAGAGCATTAAAATTTATGTAGCTAGCGTTGGGTAAGAACATTGCAATTTAACGCTGGCAGTCACTTTGTTATTCAGACGACCGCATAagcataaaaaaaatgctcaggGTGTTATATTAGCAGATCAAATGCTTTCACTGATGAGCCAGGTCAACACAAACTGTTACCATTACTAACTCGCAGAAAGCATTTACTGCTAATATTGACCTCTTAAACATTATGAACTATACACATGATTTATCAACTGGACTCAACTTATAAACGCTAATGAATGAAGGATAACTGAGCCAATACG from Malus domestica chromosome 01, GDT2T_hap1 includes:
- the LOC103444837 gene encoding signal peptidase complex subunit 2, whose protein sequence is MQENKSDSPNKNPKKANLLDHHSIKHTLDESVTEIVTGRGYVEDVRLSNVRLFLGTIIIAIALFAQFYKKKFPENRDFLILCIVLYIVFNAVLQLIIFTKEKNAILFTYPPVDSFTSTGLVVSSKLPRFSDMYTLVIASSDPKSISANQPVQFTKSVTQWFTKDGVLVEGLFWKDVEALINEYQREPKKSK
- the LOC103444821 gene encoding peroxisomal nicotinamide adenine dinucleotide carrier-like isoform X2, encoding MSDALINGLAGDGGGIIAQLITYPLQTVNTRQQTDRGLKKEKNKLGTVEQICQVIKNEGWERLYGGLTPSLVGTAASQGVYYYFYQIFRNKAETAALERRKMGVGDGSVGMLSSLLVAALSGCVNVLFTNPIWVVVTRMQTYKKSSKKCQPGQELSTAPDEAILAAAELPPFGTTHAIQEIYDEGGVFGFWRGVFPTLIMVSNPSMQFMLYETMLKKLKQRRALNKKGNSGVTALEIFSLGALAKLGATVVTYPLLVVKSRLQAKQVTNGDKRQHYKGTSDAILKMIRYEGLYGFYKGMGTKIVQSVLAAAVLFMIKEELVNAARFLLTSKVKSKPP
- the LOC103444821 gene encoding peroxisomal nicotinamide adenine dinucleotide carrier-like isoform X1, which encodes MSDALINGLAGDGGGIIAQLITYPLQTVNTRQQTDRGLKKEKNKLGTVEQICQVIKNEGWERLYGGLTPSLVGTAASQGVYYYFYQIFRNKAETAALERRKMGVGDGSVGMLSSLLVAALSGCVNVLFTNPIWVVVTRMQTYKKSSKKCQPGQELSTAPDEAILAAAELPPFGTTHAIQEIYDEGGVFGFWRGVFPTLIMVSNPSMQFMLYETMLKKLKQRRALNKKGNSGVTALEIFSLGALAKLGATVVTYPLLVVKLQSRLQAKQVTNGDKRQHYKGTSDAILKMIRYEGLYGFYKGMGTKIVQSVLAAAVLFMIKEELVNAARFLLTSKVKSKPP
- the LOC103444821 gene encoding peroxisomal nicotinamide adenine dinucleotide carrier-like isoform X3, producing the protein MSDALINGLAGDGGGIIAQLITYPLQTVNTRQQTDRGLKKEKNKLGTVEQICQVIKNEGWERLYGGLTPSLVGTAASQGVYYYFYQIFRNKAETAALERRKMGVGDGSVGMLSSLLVAALSGCVNVLFTNPIWVVVTRMQTYKKSSKKCQPGQELSTAPDEAILAAAELPPFGTTHAIQEIYDEGGVFGFWRGVFPTLIMVSNPSMQFMLYETMLKKLKQRRALNKKGNSGVTALEIFSLGALAKLGATVVTYPLLVVKASSKTGYKRRQKATL